The sequence AGTAGCATAACCATAGTAtctattttaaattaattttaaccGTTGAATAATTAGTGAAAAACATTGTcatggtagttactattcacAATAGGTGAAAAGTAGTAAAGCGAAGTCAAgacaattaaagaaaaattaatgaaaccttttcgttaaagttcattttaaataaaataagtcTTAATGAAACACTTTTGTTATTGTTCAATTTTAAagttaaagacattttttatctaaaaaatcattcatggtactatttattaacacttttattttgtcattttaattaaaactaaaaatttttagaacttttcgttagtttttctttaaataaataaatattaactGTCACACAAGTTCACTCCTAAACTCAAGTCTACCAAATGGGTGAAAATTGTTCTTAGTACCTACAAATTAGAGGTGGATATATAAATTGCcccaattaatttttattagagGCAGAAATACAGATGTACCTCTTTTAAAAAGTTATTAGATTAGATGAAGTCCACACATTAGTAAGGAACTCTCACAAAACGTATATATCTAACCAAGTCCCAATATTTTGCTTCTGAGCACGcaaattaaaaacaaacatCTTTCCTCCCATACTGTGAATGTCTATGTCGCCCTTTTTATCATCATTtgcaataaaaatagaaaaataattaaaaaaatcagtaaaataaaaataactaaTTAATCCAGAAATAAATCACACATAAACAAACACTCATAAACCCTACAAATGAAAATCAATGGCTGGTAGAGAGAATTACTATAGATATATGAACCAAGTCTTGAATCTCTTCAAAACTATATTTGTTTTGGGCATACAGAATGAATGATTTCACATGAAAGTAGGAACTAGACTTGGGTTCTTCAAATGTTCTCGTATGTTGTCGAGATGATAGTTGAGCCGAGTATGGTGGTgagagtaattaaaaaaatgaatgcAAATGAAAAAGGGGGATATGAAGTATATGTTCAGACGTAGAAGAGTGCGACGATACATATAAGTGGGTGTGTGAGTTATTGGAGAATTAGGATTTAGattaatgattttatttttttcacacCACctctaaaagaaaagaaaaaaatacagaTGTTCCCCCCTAATGGAaactattaaattaaaaaaaatatattaaggaTGCATTTTTTCACCTCTACACGACTTtagctttaattaattttttgcagACGATCCCTATAGAGTGATTTAATATGAATGGTATTGATTATAAAGACGATGTTTTATGAATAGACAACGAACaattttgaatataaactcCTACTCATTCTTTAAGTATTCAAGTATTATTCTTCCTATTTAGtctaaaagataaaaaataaaacacaaaaacaataaaGATAACAAAGCATCTTGAGGAGGAACGCCTCCTCGTTCGATGCtcatttgtaattttattttgttaattttaataatGGTAGAATTTTTCCTTTAAACTCGATGTAGGCTATATAAAGCCGAACCAACATATATCTTTGTTTCTctcttggttttttttatttattttttattttttgacaaatgatAAGATAATTTACACTAAATTCATTTAATTACGAAGATCGAGAATGAACACGAAATCTTAAgtgcaaaaacaaatgtttgtaACTAACTAAGCTATAAACCACTTGTAAGGAtcttattattttgaatttctaGTTTTTGTCATTTCTTTTTTGCCTTGCTTGATATTGACCTCATATCCGTCTCCTAGCACTATTCtttttcaactttgtttttAATCATCAGCAACAAGAAGAGCAAGAACTATGATTTTACTTAACTTTCATACAAACTTTTCAAGGTGCGGTTTATTATCATGTTATTTGTTGATGCTCAAATTTAGGGGTGCAATCAATTTGGATTTcagaggattttaaaagattttttttaagtaacaGATTTCAAtggattttaatagattttacAATTCTATATAGATTTTGACAGATTTGTGTGAATTTTCATTATAGATTTGTATTATCTTCTTTCATGGGTTTTTTAGGATTTTTTAGGATTTCAAAAGATTAACACCTGAAACTCTTGTCAACTATTGTTGCAGTCACCTTGTTTGTCTCTCCACATGTCCATAGTAACAATTACTGGCTTTCAGATGATAGTTGGAGACTAGTTTTCTAAAACACGTCCTACTGTTTAGGTCTCTATACATTTTGTTACATGAACTTAGAGCAATTTGCATACATTTGCATAgcctttttctttatttggggTTCAAGTAATCCATTATTTGGGGTTAATTTGtcttatttcaatataattcgCTGCTCTATACAAATCAAAATGACCAAATCACAGTACCAAATCAAAATCATCTATTAGCTGTACAAAACGaaatgaaagaaataagaatccAATTCTGTAACAGGAAATGGGTAATTTCCAAAGGAGTCAAATTCACCTTAGCAGCCAAGCAAAACTCCAAATTCCACCGGTTAGTTATTGGAAAAGCCACCAAATTAACAAATGGGTTTTTGCAGAAAAGCTTCCAGCTTTCATACAATGGGTGAAGACATTCCAATTCCTTGGCTCGCTGTCGGCACTGTCAAACAACAGATATGGTTTTCCTCAAAGCTTGGGTTTATCAGTCTCGGAGGTTTTAGCACTACGTTTGCAGACTGAGTACAACTATACAGAAGAGAAAAGCAATACCTCGAGGGATTGAGGACTTCAACCTGAGAGAGGAAGTCTAATGAATGTGAAAAGAAATACGAGAGGGGAGGTTGGATTCTTGATGGCATTGGTATTTATACAATCCACTCTCAAATCCATCAAAATTCTCTATTTATTAAAATTCTAGCAAATTTTTATTGGGATGTGTTACCTACACATCTTTTTTTACGTCTTACACAttgtttgttaatttctatcgttgattttcttcaattaatCTGCTTCaacgatcaaaaattaaaaaaatatgtgaaaagtaaaaaagagtgtgtggatatcacatctcATCTTTATATTATCACTACACTTAGATTTGGTagacatttttaaaaacataattGACTATCCATGAATTTGATtgtattctttaaaatcctcttaaatcctaatttgactacacaatgatttcaaatttctttaaaatcctcTTTCAAAATCATAATTGACTACACTCTAATTTtaaaattgattaaaatcctatcaaATCATAATTTGACTATACCCTCTTTAGTTCAAGatagattatattcacacatctTAAATTACTTcttctatattttttaattttttaatattttctacccATCACTAGCACttgataaataaatattaaaaattaaaaagatgtagGAGAAATAATTTaaggtgtgtgaatataatctgtCTTTGCTCAATTACCAGGATTTAAGAGAAAGGACAGACGGAGTAGAAGGGGAGGAGGAGCCACTATTTGTGGTGCAAGAAGAGGGGAGAGGAGACGAGGTTAATGTGTGCGGCAGCTCTCTCGCAAAGGGCAAGCCCTGTGCGTGAAGGGAGAGTCGAGAAAGTTCCCTACACTTTCTGGAATGCAACCATGTGTCGTATGGTTGTAAGTCCTTCCTCTGGGCATAGGAAAACATCCCGGCCCGGCGGCCCCTCCTATCTGTGAGAGAGTTTCCGGTAGCCctaaacaataatttatgagAAGAGGGAGGGAGACTTGGGTGGCTTCATTTTAGACCAAAAAATTGGAAGCTCAGAGTCTAGAGAGCATTGCCATAGTCAGATTCCTGCTATGTCTGgtgtttttttgggtttttatgcGAGTACAAGATACAACTATTCGATTTCTTAAACGTGAGACACGTCTTAGATTTTGAGTATGAAATTGAATTTTAGAACCGATTGTAGCGAAAAAAAATCGATCTACTTTCGTTGGATATTTTGGCTTAAATTTTTTGATTCCCAACACTCAATTAAATGATTCTAATTGTTATGGAAAAGTCTTGTTGGAAAGTGGTAAGTTGTCTTTTTTGTTGGATTAGAACTTTGTATTGAAATTGTAATACAATCGTGATATAATATGGATCCGTTGTTGGTTTCTTATGATGATTCTAATAAGAGTCATTGAGATTGATCTATTATAAATAGTAACCGTTACTCTCATAATATGTTATTGATCCAAAGACTTATTGTTAGGAAGAGTATTGATTTTTTTCAAGAGAAGAAAATGTGCACCGTTTAGAGGATGCAATGGCTTCTTCTGTTACAAATTCTGCAGGTATGTTTGTCTTTCGAATTGCAAAAACGCATTTCTAGTTTGTTGATCATGTCTGGTAGTTCTATGGCTTAATCTTTGATCTTGGTTGCGGTTAGATTAATCTTACATGTGGTATTTGAACCATAGGTTATGGCCATTGAATTCGAAGGTTATtgaaacaaatagagagaaaaACATGCATGGGAAAAACTGCTGGGATTCGAACCTACTACCTGAAATCAATTTTAGGGTTCCGTtaacataaattaaaattataaagaGACAATTAAGTTTTCAAATTGTTGATGGATTTGTAACATGAAACTTATGAACCAAGATTTAAGAGAAAGGACAAGCGGATTACGAGGAGGGAACGAGGAGTCACTATTGTTGGTGCAAGAAGTCGGGAGGAGGTTCTTGTGTGCGGCTACTCTCGCACAAAGGGCGAGCCTTGTGCGTGGAGAGAGACTTCCCTACACCTCCTGGAATGCCACCATGTCGTCCATGACCAATGATACAATGTAATTGGTTGTAAACCCTTCTTTGGGGCATGGGACCAACATGCTAGCCCGACCTATTTGTGAGAGTTTCCGGCAGCCCGAATCTAGAATTTCCGAGAAGAGGGAGGGAAAGTTGGAGGCTCTGTGTCTAGAGAGCATGTTTGGTGTACATAGAAAGATTTCCACCATTGCGGTCCAATATTACACATTCAACAATCTCACCAATACTGTTCACAATTGAGAGTTGTTAAAATTGTTTTACCGTGAGTAAAATCCACAAAGTCATGTGATGATTCAATGATTCACCAGAATAACCACCACATAACAGAAACATTTTAGTATTTCAATATCTGCATTGACGAGAATCAATGGCTAAACCGGGGAACAAGAACAAGACATGAGCATGCAAAAACCGCGGAGCAAAATTTATGTAACTTTGCCAAGTGTCAATCATCACTGAGATCACCCCACCTGACATTGTGCTTCGCAGCAAGATAATGCGGTCCTACAGGTCCTCTACTGCCATAGGGGTAGAGCTCGGGAACAATCTTCTTCTGTTCAAGCTCCTTCAACAATGGCGTGAATAGTGACCAAGCAGCATCCAGCTCGTCACTTCTAATGAACAACCTTCGTTCCCCTTCAATTGCATCTAGGAGTAGCCTCTCATATGCATCTGGTATTTCTTTTGGATACCTTCACAAAGCAGTCATACTCTTAATAATGTGTTAATTATGCAAGTGATTATCATGCAGAAAAGTTAATGAATTAGGGAAAAAACTTTTACTAGTATGAGCATCCCCATTTGGTTAAGTGTTTACTAAAGTTTAGTGGAGATTTAAGACAATTTCGTACAGCCTAATGCCTACAAGAGTATTGTACCTTGATCGGTAAAGCAAATTCAGGTCACTTCGATCCAGTCTCATGCCAAGACCAGGGACTTTGTTGTTGATCTTCAGATATATGGCTTCATCAGGTTGTACACGAAGCACAAGCTCATTTGTAGCCTTATCTAAATCGGTTCCAAAGTTCCTCTTATACAAGTTTCCCGGAACATGTCTGAATTGGACTCTGATCTCTGCTCTGGTTAAGTAATCATGGCGAAAAAATAAGGTTGTTCAACTATTTGCATCTCACAATATGAGGGAATACAAAAATAAATGATCCTTAGGGAGACTAGACATTTCGACATACCGCTTAGTATGGAGAGCCTTTCCTGCTTTCATCAAGAAAGGAACTCCATCCCATCTGGCATTGTCAATAAAGAGAGCTGCTGCGGCAAATGTAGGGGTGAGACTGTCTTTTGGCACAGTTGGGTCGTCTATATAAGCAGGATACAATTTACTGCCCTTGCTGTGACCCTTGTATTGACCAATGACTACGTCTTCAAGCAGCAGTGGCCTCATTGACCGTAGAACCTTAACCTGAGTTCAGATCATCTCCCCCAATCAAATATATCATGATCAACTCAAAGGTGAGAACATTAAGGTAGGATCTCCATAACATTCTGGGATAGAATTTCTTAAAAAACAGAATTTTGACATAAATGAGATCGGAAACAGAGAAATTTACCTTTTCGTTCCTAATGTCTTCAGCATCTAGGCTGACTGGTGTTTCCATAGCAAACAGTGCTAATATTTGCAGAAGATGGTTTTGCATTATGTCCCGTATGATCCCATACTTGTCAAAATATCTGGAAACGAGGGTAATCACGGTCAGGTGATTGAATAATTTAATGCCATACAACATTGTAGACGAAGAAACTCACCCTCCTCTTCCCTCTGTGCCAAAATCTTCAGAAAAGATGAGTTGCACATTACGAATGTAGTTACGAGACCAGACAGGCTCAAAAACAAGATTTGAGAAGCGAAGCACTGATAGATTCTCGACAAGTTCCTTGCCCAAGTAATGGTCAATCCTGAAAAGTATTACTTAGAAGCTCAAACTTCGttcattaaaatcaaataaatcTGAGTATTCATAAAGCATGAGATTTATTCACCTAAATATTTGGTCTTCAGCAAGGTATTGCTTTAAACATTTGGTTAGCTCCGCAGATGATTCCGAATCACGACCGAATGGCTTTTCAACAATTACCCTCGTCCACCCATTTGCTGAAGAAGCTTTAACGCTAGCACATCTGACCACATCCACAAATATGTTTGGAGGTATTGATAAGTAAAACAACCTATTTGACTTGCTTCCGGCCTGCAAATGAGCACCATCCAAGATATCAAGccgtttgtaagaaaatgttagTTATTGTCATTGTACATCAATATCTGTCAGAAAGATGGTTGT is a genomic window of Malus domestica chromosome 09, GDT2T_hap1 containing:
- the LOC103429189 gene encoding glucose-6-phosphate 1-dehydrogenase, chloroplastic-like, with amino-acid sequence MATHLSTCSSSSASFPPSSFKNQTPHFIKFITLLRESHSSRWVSQIPLRILARKHFQLKSSNGHPLNAVSFNAAGNTLGQEYTEPRGKSFPISDSENVASNLSITVVGASGDLAKKKIFPALFALYYEDCLPENFMVFGYARTQMTDEELRNMISRTLTCRIDKRENCEDKMDQFLKRCFYHAGQYNSEEDFAELDSKMIEKEAGSKSNRLFYLSIPPNIFVDVVRCASVKASSANGWTRVIVEKPFGRDSESSAELTKCLKQYLAEDQIFRIDHYLGKELVENLSVLRFSNLVFEPVWSRNYIRNVQLIFSEDFGTEGRGGYFDKYGIIRDIMQNHLLQILALFAMETPVSLDAEDIRNEKVKVLRSMRPLLLEDVVIGQYKGHSKGSKLYPAYIDDPTVPKDSLTPTFAAAALFIDNARWDGVPFLMKAGKALHTKRAEIRVQFRHVPGNLYKRNFGTDLDKATNELVLRVQPDEAIYLKINNKVPGLGMRLDRSDLNLLYRSRYPKEIPDAYERLLLDAIEGERRLFIRSDELDAAWSLFTPLLKELEQKKIVPELYPYGSRGPVGPHYLAAKHNVRWGDLSDD